The following are encoded together in the Salvia hispanica cultivar TCC Black 2014 chromosome 6, UniMelb_Shisp_WGS_1.0, whole genome shotgun sequence genome:
- the LOC125193633 gene encoding pentatricopeptide repeat-containing protein At4g30700 yields the protein MNNATPMALRAIANPGDRNRLLNLINQSITISHLNQTHAQIIHNGHLRDNFIVTKLIQKLLDFKAQAQAKLLFANIDSPDLFLYNVLIKGLRHAPFDSLSVYNTLLRKTELKPDNFTYSFVISAFSSFSSSVYEKLTVLLHGHAVVSGFGSDAFVGSALVDAYTKFSKIRIARNVFDEISQPDTVLWNTLLSGLVKNSCFDESLGVFRDMISKAARLDSTTLAVALSAVAELQRLRDGMMVQALSIKVGCHFDKHVLTCLVSLYSKCGCVSTARLLFELIRRPDLVAYNAMISGFSCNGEAEKSLQLFQQLLSSENRVSSSSLVGLIPVFHPFGHLDLIRTIHGFGVKSGFASNSSVSTALTTVYSRLNELELARGLFDELPEKPLASWNAMISGYAQNGATEKAIPLFQEMQELDIRPNPVTITTILSACAQLGALGLGKWLHRLIKKESLLPSIYISTALIDMYMKCGSIEEARRLFDAMDERNAVTWNAMISGYGLHGEGKEALRLYREMQEAGVPPTGVTHLSVLYACSHSGLVEEGERVFHSMIHVHGFEPKSEHYACMVDILGRGGQLEEAVEFITKKMHFAPGPAQWGALLGACMVHKDTKLARLASARLFELDPGNIGYHVLLSNIHSTNSNFSEAASTRQVVRRKGKTPGCTLIEVKGRAHVFTSGDRSHPQSGEIYAALEQVMGKMKDEGYVAETVMALHDVEEEEKEMMVKVHSEKLAIAFGLMMCEDGDDEIRIIKNLRVCLDCHTFTKYVSKISGRKITVRDANRFHHFQHGECSCRDYW from the coding sequence ATGAACAACGCAACTCCAATGGCGTTGAGAGCCATTGCTAATCCAGGAGACAGAAACCGCTTGCTAAACTTGATCAATCAGTCGATCACTATCTCTCACCTCAATCAGACCCATGCCCAGATCATTCACAATGGCCATCTTCGTGACAACTTCATCGTCACAAAACTCATCCAGAAACTCCTCGACTTCAAAGCTCAGGCGCAAGCCAAGCTCCTCTTCGCCAACATCGACTCGCCCGATCTCTTCCTCTACAATGTCCTCATCAAAGGCCTCAGACACGCCCCCTTCGACTCCCTATCCGTTTACAACACTCTTCTCCGGAAAACAGAGCTCAAACCTGATAATTTCACTTATTCCTTTGTTATCTCCGCTTTCTCGTCATTCTCATCGTCCGTGTATGAGAAACTTACGGTTTTGCTTCATGGGCACGCGGTGGTTTCCGGGTTTGGATCGGATGCGTTTGTTGGTTCAGCGCTAGTCGACGCCTACACCAAATTTTCCAAGATTAGGATTGCGCGCAATGTGTTCGACGAAATATCGCAGCCAGATACGGTTCTTTGGAACACGTTGCTTTCCGGGTTGGTGAAGAATTCCTGCTTCGATGAATCGCTTGGGGTGTTCCGTGACATGATTTCGAAGGCAGCACGGCTTGATTCTACCACATTGGCTGTTGCGCTCTCCGCTGTGGCTGAGCTGCAGCGTTTGAGAGATGGGATGATGGTGCAGGCATTGTCTATCAAGGTTGGTTGCCATTTCGATAAGCACGTGCTTACTTGTTTGGTTTCGTTGTATTCGAAATGTGGGTGTGTCTCGACCGCTCGATTGTTGTTTGAGCTGATTCGGAGGCCGGATTTGGTTGCGTACAACGCGATGATATCTGGTTTTTCTTGTAACGGTGAAGCTGAGAAATCACTGCAGCTGTTTCAACAACTGCTTTCATCAGAGAACAGGGTTAGCTCGAGTAGTTTAGTTGGTTTGATTCCAGTTTTCCATCCGTTTGGTCATTTGGATCTTATTCGAACCATCCATGGCTTCGGTGTAAAGTCTGGTTTTGCTTCCAATTCCTCTGTCTCGACTGCATTAACGACGGTTTATAGCCGGCTTAACGAGCTTGAGCTTGCTAGGGGCCTCTTCGATGAGTTACCGGAGAAGCCCCTAGCCTCATGGAATGCTATGATATCGGGTTATGCCCAGAATGGTGCCACAGAGAAGGCAATACCCCTTTTTCAGGAGATGCAGGAGCTCGATATTCGGCCTAATCCTGTCACGATCACCACTATTCTCTCGGCTTGCGCTCAACTTGGCGCTTTAGGGTTGGGGAAATGGCTTCatcgtttgataaaaaaggAGTCTTTATTGCCTAGCATCTATATATCAACTGCTTTAATTGACATGTACATGAAATGTGGGAGCATTGAGGAGGCTAGGAGATTATTTGATGCGATGGATGAAAGGAATGCAGTGACTTGGAATGCCATGATCTCCGGCTATGGCCTCCATGGAGAGGGGAAGGAGGCGCTGAGGTTATACCGAGAAATGCAGGAGGCCGGGGTCCCTCCAACAGGTGTAACTCATCTATCGGTTCTGTATGCTTGCAGCCATTCCGGTTTGGTGGAAGAAGGTGAAAGAGTCTTCCATTCCATGATCCATGTTCATGGCTTTGAGCCCAAATCCGAGCACTACGCGTGCATGGTGGATATTCTTGGCCGGGGTGGGCAGCTGGAGGAAGCCGTTGAGTTCATAACCAAGAAGATGCACTTTGCACCCGGTCCTGCTCAGTGGGGTGCGTTGCTAGGAGCCTGTATGGTCCACAAGGACACTAAGTTGGCGCGCCTGGCCTCTGCTCGGTTGTTTGAATTGGATCCAGGAAACATAGGTTACCATGTTCTCCTCTCAAATATACACTCCACCAATAGCAACTTCTCCGAGGCTGCTTCTACACGTCAAGTGGTGAGGAGGAAGGGGAAGACACCCGGGTGCACCTTGATCGAGGTGAAGGGGCGGGCACATGTCTTCACGTCGGGTGACCGGTCCCACCCTCAGTCGGGGGAGATCTACGCAGCGCTGGAGCAAGTGATGGGGAAGATGAAGGATGAAGGGTATGTTGCAGAGACTGTGATGGCTTTGCATGatgtggaggaggaggagaaggagatGATGGTGAAGGTTCATAGTGAGAAACTGGCTATTGCTTTTGGGCTTATGATGTGTGAAGATGGAGATGATGAGATTAGGATTATTAAGAATCTTAGGGTGTGTTTGGATTGTCATACTTTTACTAAGTATGTGTCTAAGATTAGTGGGAGGAAAATAACTGTGAGAGATGCCAATAGATTTCACCATTTTCAACATGGAGAGTGTTCCTGTAGAGACTATTGGTAA